A portion of the Blautia hansenii DSM 20583 genome contains these proteins:
- a CDS encoding ribosomal-processing cysteine protease Prp, with translation MIRVTIYQNSEQRISGFAMQGHAGYAESGSDIVCAAASVLAQNAVNSIEQFTEDTFTVDVNEDLGELYFKIDAGYSHETELLLNSLILGLQGIEEEYMEYIDVIFEEV, from the coding sequence ATGATTAGAGTGACGATTTATCAGAATTCAGAACAGAGAATTTCAGGATTTGCCATGCAGGGACATGCAGGTTATGCCGAAAGCGGCAGTGACATTGTGTGTGCAGCAGCATCTGTGCTTGCGCAGAATGCAGTAAATTCTATTGAACAGTTTACCGAGGATACGTTTACCGTAGATGTAAATGAGGATTTGGGTGAATTGTACTTTAAGATAGATGCCGGCTATTCCCATGAGACAGAATTGTTGTTGAATTCGCTTATCCTCGGTTTGCAGGGGATAGAAGAAGAATACATGGAATATATCGATGTAATATTCGAGGAGGTGTAA
- the rplU gene encoding 50S ribosomal protein L21: MYAIIATGGKQYKVAEGDVIRVEKLGAEAGETVTFDQVLAVSNDGLKVGEDVANANVTASVIENGKAKKVIVYKYKRKTGYHKKNGHRQQFTKVKIEKINA, encoded by the coding sequence ATGTACGCAATTATTGCAACAGGTGGTAAACAGTACAAAGTAGCCGAAGGCGATGTTATCAGAGTAGAAAAGCTTGGAGCAGAAGCTGGTGAAACTGTTACATTTGACCAGGTACTTGCTGTAAGCAACGATGGTTTAAAAGTTGGCGAAGACGTAGCTAATGCAAATGTAACTGCATCTGTAATTGAAAACGGTAAAGCAAAAAAAGTTATCGTTTACAAATATAAGAGAAAAACCGGATACCACAAGAAAAACGGTCACAGACAGCAGTTTACTAAAGTTAAAATCGAAAAAATCAATGCTTAA
- a CDS encoding CPBP family intramembrane glutamic endopeptidase encodes MEKNWSSDENKNRKKLKPWHGAVLLGIVMLSFYTIIAWAQMKWGMYGLALTELYLLFLSIFAVKLLKIPLKEIFPLKRPKWKKTLGVLLMWVSSYALMIPVTMFMAYFFPKQMFAVSEGLNEVIYSVPLILSVFISSVMPAVCEEALHRGFILKSFQSKWKNKWFLSVLMGIIFGLFHGSIWRFLPTAILGGILAYIMLETENMFYPALFHFTNNFLPSFLLSLSGNSPQTEAASELLAQQGIPVAFLGIYLAMAWVAPFGFYTAGYLLRKGEQGKEQQYIKSNGVLISLVVLTVLPIILGMMIFLYGLFFDANAFFSIM; translated from the coding sequence ATGGAGAAAAACTGGAGTTCTGATGAGAATAAGAACAGAAAAAAGCTGAAGCCGTGGCATGGAGCAGTGCTTTTGGGAATTGTAATGCTGTCCTTTTATACAATTATTGCATGGGCACAGATGAAATGGGGAATGTACGGACTGGCATTGACAGAGTTATATCTTCTGTTCCTGAGTATATTTGCAGTGAAATTGTTAAAAATACCGTTAAAGGAAATATTTCCATTGAAAAGACCAAAATGGAAAAAGACACTTGGGGTATTGCTGATGTGGGTAAGCTCTTATGCCCTTATGATACCTGTTACCATGTTTATGGCGTACTTTTTCCCAAAGCAGATGTTTGCAGTCAGTGAAGGACTTAATGAGGTTATTTATAGTGTGCCGCTTATTTTATCTGTTTTTATCAGCAGTGTTATGCCCGCTGTTTGTGAAGAAGCTCTCCACAGAGGGTTTATTTTAAAAAGCTTCCAAAGCAAGTGGAAGAACAAATGGTTTTTGTCTGTACTGATGGGGATTATATTTGGACTGTTTCACGGAAGTATATGGAGATTTCTTCCAACTGCGATTTTGGGCGGCATTTTGGCCTATATTATGTTGGAAACAGAAAATATGTTTTATCCGGCACTCTTTCATTTTACCAATAACTTTTTGCCGTCTTTTTTGCTCAGTCTTTCCGGAAACAGTCCGCAGACCGAGGCTGCATCGGAGCTGCTCGCGCAGCAGGGAATTCCGGTTGCCTTTTTAGGAATTTATCTGGCAATGGCATGGGTGGCACCTTTTGGCTTTTACACGGCAGGTTATTTGCTTCGAAAAGGAGAGCAGGGAAAGGAACAGCAGTATATAAAATCCAATGGTGTGTTAATCAGTCTTGTTGTGTTGACTGTGCTGCCTATTATTCTGGGTATGATGATTTTTCTGTACGGATTGTTTTTTGATGCGAATGCTTTCTTTTCTATCATGTAG
- a CDS encoding NUDIX hydrolase yields the protein METKSKLTTLCYIEKDEKYLMLHRVLKKNDINKDKWIGVGGHFEKGESPEDCLLREVKEETGLTLTSYRFRGLITFTFSSQGRETDTEYMCLYTANGYEGELISCSEGNLEWVNKKDIFSLKLWEGDKIFFRLLQEERQFFSLKLVYQDDELREAVLDGEKLEF from the coding sequence GTGGAAACAAAATCAAAATTGACAACGCTGTGTTATATTGAAAAAGATGAGAAGTATCTCATGCTCCACAGAGTGTTAAAAAAGAATGATATTAACAAAGATAAATGGATTGGCGTAGGAGGACATTTTGAAAAAGGAGAAAGTCCGGAGGATTGTCTTTTGCGTGAGGTAAAGGAAGAAACCGGTTTGACTTTAACCTCTTACCGATTTCGCGGGCTTATTACCTTTACGTTTTCTTCTCAGGGAAGAGAAACAGATACGGAGTACATGTGCCTTTATACAGCGAATGGATATGAAGGGGAATTGATTTCGTGTTCGGAAGGAAATTTAGAATGGGTGAACAAAAAAGATATTTTTTCCCTGAAGCTTTGGGAAGGTGATAAAATCTTTTTCCGCCTGTTACAGGAAGAAAGACAATTCTTTTCCTTGAAACTGGTATATCAGGATGATGAATTAAGAGAGGCGGTTTTAGATGGAGAAAAACTGGAGTTCTGA
- a CDS encoding ribonuclease E/G: protein MKKLSKLILTEMNYRNTPILVAALEKEGRICQLNPMSLNSDSILGNIYIGKVKNIQKNIQAAFIEIENGIMCYYSMAEKASPCFVNVKKNNVLKIGDEMIVQVSKEGIKSKLPYVSSNLNFTGRYLVLTSERKELGFSGKLKKEEKKQIREILKDKIPENVGIIVRTNCRDAQEEEILHELEELMKRYEAVLQKGKSRVCFSVLEKSMPEYVQILQNLYSQDLEEIVTDKQELYECAVQYLKGYKQQEKIVRYYEDKLLPLYKLYNLQKAFEQAQNERVWLKSGGFLVIQQTEAFVCIDVNTGKCTSKKDMQETFRKINLEAAKEIAWQLRLRNLSGIILIDFINLERAEDKEELMQTLQKYLWQDSIKGTVVDMTELNIVEVTRKKVRKSLAEELKELL, encoded by the coding sequence GTGAAGAAATTGAGTAAGCTGATACTGACTGAAATGAATTATAGGAACACCCCTATATTAGTAGCTGCGTTAGAGAAGGAAGGACGCATTTGCCAGCTTAATCCCATGAGTTTAAATTCAGACAGTATTCTGGGGAATATTTATATAGGAAAAGTGAAAAACATTCAAAAAAATATTCAGGCAGCATTTATTGAAATCGAAAATGGGATAATGTGCTATTATTCTATGGCAGAAAAAGCTTCCCCCTGCTTTGTAAATGTAAAGAAAAATAATGTACTGAAAATCGGCGACGAAATGATTGTTCAGGTATCCAAAGAAGGAATAAAGAGCAAGCTTCCTTATGTAAGCAGTAATTTGAACTTTACGGGGCGGTATCTGGTATTGACTTCAGAAAGAAAAGAACTGGGCTTTTCCGGTAAATTAAAAAAAGAAGAAAAGAAGCAAATTCGGGAAATTCTCAAGGACAAAATACCTGAAAACGTAGGGATTATTGTCAGAACCAACTGCAGAGATGCACAGGAAGAGGAAATTCTGCACGAGCTGGAAGAACTGATGAAACGCTATGAAGCTGTATTGCAAAAAGGCAAAAGCAGAGTGTGTTTTTCTGTTCTGGAAAAAAGTATGCCGGAGTATGTGCAGATTTTACAGAATTTGTACAGTCAGGATTTGGAAGAAATTGTAACGGATAAGCAAGAACTATATGAGTGTGCGGTACAATATTTAAAAGGCTATAAGCAGCAGGAAAAAATTGTGCGCTATTATGAGGACAAGCTGTTGCCGTTGTATAAGCTGTATAATCTGCAAAAAGCATTTGAGCAGGCGCAGAACGAAAGAGTATGGCTGAAATCAGGCGGTTTTTTGGTAATCCAGCAAACGGAAGCTTTTGTATGTATTGATGTAAATACCGGAAAGTGCACATCAAAGAAAGATATGCAGGAAACCTTTCGCAAAATTAACTTAGAAGCGGCAAAGGAAATTGCATGGCAGCTAAGACTTCGAAACTTATCAGGAATTATTTTAATCGATTTCATCAATCTGGAAAGAGCGGAAGATAAAGAAGAGCTTATGCAGACGCTTCAAAAATATCTATGGCAGGACTCAATAAAGGGAACTGTGGTGGATATGACAGAACTAAATATTGTAGAAGTTACAAGGAAAAAAGTGAGAAAATCTCTTGCAGAAGAATTAAAGGAGCTTTTGTGA
- a CDS encoding TIGR03936 family radical SAM-associated protein → MKVRVKFAKEGAMKFIGHLDIMRYFQKAIKRAGIDVAYSEGFSPHMIMSFAAPLGVGVTSTAEYFDMEINMPISGKEAVKRLNEVMVEGMEVKSFRKIPDGKANAAMALVAAADYYVEFREGMEPETDWKNKIEDFVRQSEILIVKKTKKNEKEVDIRPYIYEMRLEESRIFLKLAAGSVKNTKPELVMEAFLAFLGQEFDSFCFTIHRAEVYADKGTEEYRNLISLEDLGEEIE, encoded by the coding sequence TTGAAGGTTAGAGTAAAATTTGCCAAAGAAGGGGCAATGAAATTTATCGGACATTTGGATATTATGCGGTACTTTCAAAAAGCAATCAAAAGGGCGGGTATTGATGTGGCATATTCCGAAGGTTTTAGTCCTCATATGATTATGTCTTTTGCAGCGCCTTTGGGAGTTGGCGTGACCAGTACGGCAGAATATTTTGATATGGAAATTAATATGCCGATTTCAGGAAAAGAAGCAGTAAAAAGATTAAATGAAGTAATGGTAGAGGGAATGGAAGTAAAAAGCTTCCGAAAAATTCCGGACGGAAAAGCTAATGCTGCCATGGCATTAGTAGCTGCTGCGGATTATTATGTAGAGTTTCGGGAAGGAATGGAACCGGAAACAGATTGGAAAAATAAGATTGAGGATTTTGTCCGACAGTCTGAAATCCTTATTGTAAAGAAAACCAAGAAAAACGAAAAAGAAGTAGATATCAGACCATATATTTATGAGATGCGTTTGGAAGAAAGTCGTATTTTTCTGAAGCTTGCAGCCGGAAGCGTAAAAAATACAAAACCGGAGCTGGTAATGGAGGCATTTCTGGCTTTTCTGGGACAGGAGTTTGACAGCTTTTGCTTTACAATTCACAGAGCAGAGGTCTATGCGGATAAGGGAACAGAGGAATACAGAAATCTTATTTCTTTGGAAGATTTAGGTGAAGAAATTGAGTAA
- a CDS encoding TIGR03960 family B12-binding radical SAM protein: MRKLALNDEILLKIEKPARYIGNEVNSVMKNKNEVDIRFAMCFPDVYEIGMSHLGIQILYDMFNKREDTWCERVYSPWPDLDAIMREKQIPLFALESQDNIKDFDFLGITLQYEMCYTNVLQILDLAQMPLRAEDRGEEYPLVMGGGPCSYNPEPLAPFFDMFYIGEGETVFNQLLDEYKTYRKAGKSKKEFLERAAEIPGIYVPAFYDVEYHEDGTIDSFKPNNSHAKEKIEKQVVMDVTNTYYPTKPVVPFIKATQDRVTLEIQRGCIRGCRFCQAGMLYRPTREKDVEVLKETAKAMLESTGHEEISLSSLSSSDYSKLPELIDYLIEECSQRKVNISLPSLRIDAFSLDVMSKVQDIKKSSLTFAPEAGSQRLRDVINKGLTEEVILEGAGKAFEGGWTRVKLYFMLGLPTETEEDMKGIAHLAEAIAKRYYEIPKEQRHGKCQIVVSTSFFVPKPFTPFQWASMFRKEDYLDKAKIVKEEIKAQLNQKSIKYNYHEADVTVLEGILARGDRRVADVLEATYKKGAIFDAWSEYFRYDLWMEAFEEAGINPEFYTLRERPLDEIFPWDFISIGVTRRFLENEWKKAQQEVVTPNCKMQCSGCGAGKYKGGICIEG, translated from the coding sequence ATGAGAAAACTAGCTTTAAATGATGAAATATTACTAAAAATCGAGAAGCCGGCCCGGTATATCGGGAACGAAGTGAACTCGGTGATGAAAAACAAAAATGAGGTGGATATCCGTTTCGCCATGTGCTTTCCGGATGTATATGAAATCGGAATGAGTCATCTTGGAATTCAAATCCTCTATGATATGTTCAACAAAAGAGAAGATACTTGGTGTGAGCGTGTCTACTCTCCATGGCCGGATTTAGATGCCATTATGAGAGAAAAGCAAATTCCGTTATTTGCGTTAGAGTCACAGGACAACATCAAAGATTTTGATTTTCTGGGGATTACTTTACAGTACGAGATGTGTTACACCAACGTGCTTCAAATTCTGGATTTGGCGCAGATGCCGTTACGTGCCGAGGACAGGGGTGAAGAATATCCTCTGGTAATGGGAGGAGGACCTTGTTCATACAATCCGGAACCTTTAGCGCCATTTTTTGATATGTTTTATATCGGAGAGGGTGAGACTGTTTTCAACCAGCTTTTAGATGAATATAAAACATATAGAAAAGCAGGAAAAAGCAAAAAAGAATTTTTAGAAAGAGCAGCGGAAATTCCGGGGATTTATGTGCCTGCTTTTTATGATGTAGAATATCATGAGGACGGTACCATTGATTCTTTCAAGCCAAATAATTCTCACGCAAAAGAGAAAATAGAAAAACAGGTTGTTATGGATGTAACGAATACTTATTATCCTACAAAGCCCGTAGTTCCGTTTATTAAGGCGACACAGGACAGAGTGACTCTTGAAATTCAGAGAGGCTGTATCCGTGGCTGCCGTTTTTGTCAGGCAGGCATGCTGTATCGCCCTACAAGAGAAAAAGACGTAGAGGTGTTAAAGGAAACAGCAAAGGCGATGCTGGAGAGCACCGGACATGAAGAGATTTCACTGAGCTCATTAAGCTCCAGTGATTATTCCAAGCTTCCGGAGCTGATTGATTACCTAATTGAAGAATGTTCTCAGAGAAAAGTAAATATTTCTTTACCGTCTTTGCGTATCGACGCTTTCTCTCTGGACGTTATGAGTAAAGTGCAGGATATTAAGAAAAGCAGTCTGACATTTGCGCCTGAGGCGGGTTCTCAGAGACTGCGTGATGTAATTAACAAAGGTCTGACAGAAGAAGTTATCCTAGAAGGTGCGGGAAAAGCCTTTGAAGGCGGTTGGACAAGAGTAAAATTGTACTTTATGCTGGGACTGCCTACGGAAACAGAAGAGGATATGAAGGGGATTGCACATCTGGCAGAGGCAATCGCCAAGAGATATTATGAAATTCCAAAAGAACAGAGACATGGAAAATGTCAGATTGTAGTCAGCACATCCTTCTTTGTACCAAAGCCGTTTACTCCGTTCCAGTGGGCAAGTATGTTCCGCAAGGAAGATTATCTGGATAAGGCAAAGATTGTAAAAGAGGAAATTAAGGCACAGTTAAATCAAAAGAGCATTAAATACAATTACCACGAAGCAGATGTGACAGTGCTGGAGGGCATTTTAGCACGAGGCGACAGGCGAGTGGCAGATGTATTAGAGGCAACTTATAAAAAAGGCGCTATTTTTGATGCGTGGTCAGAATATTTCCGATATGATTTATGGATGGAAGCATTTGAGGAAGCAGGAATTAACCCTGAATTTTATACATTAAGAGAACGTCCTTTAGACGAAATTTTTCCATGGGATTTCATTTCTATCGGAGTTACAAGAAGATTTTTGGAAAATGAATGGAAGAAAGCGCAGCAGGAGGTTGTGACACCAAATTGTAAAATGCAGTGCTCCGGCTGTGGTGCGGGAAAATATAAAGGAGGAATTTGCATTGAAGGTTAG
- a CDS encoding DUF6465 family protein, with translation MKRTNTKSVTEATTKTTPAKTEKVTEKATKTTKKAATKKGAVKKEVAETVFVQYASQEYDINEIKAAVKKAWTEETDKKESDITEIQIYVKPEEAAAYYVVNGEVAEGGNKILL, from the coding sequence ATGAAAAGAACAAATACAAAAAGTGTAACAGAAGCAACAACAAAGACTACTCCGGCGAAGACAGAAAAAGTAACAGAAAAGGCAACAAAAACAACAAAGAAAGCAGCTACAAAAAAAGGTGCAGTAAAAAAAGAAGTGGCAGAAACTGTATTTGTACAGTATGCAAGTCAGGAATATGATATAAATGAAATCAAAGCAGCAGTGAAAAAAGCTTGGACAGAAGAAACAGATAAAAAAGAAAGTGATATTACAGAAATTCAGATTTATGTAAAACCGGAAGAAGCTGCGGCTTATTATGTAGTGAATGGAGAAGTTGCAGAAGGCGGAAATAAAATTCTTCTGTAA
- a CDS encoding nucleoside kinase gives MGDRMIQVNILGEQKEYPYGTTYGKIAQEYQSKYEYPIVLLMKDNKLCELHKKLKKEGTIEFITTQDQIGHETYRRSVSLLLLKALHHVAGYDNITKVTMHYSVSSGYYYTIDGDIVLNEDFLNKVKAYMLELVERKIPILKRSVGTDEAIELFHNHKMYDKEKLFRFRRVSRVNIYSLEEYEDYFYGFMVNHTGYLKYFDLYLYDDGLVLQLPKRENPKEVPPFVPRPKIFQVQKESAQWSEAIQADTVGDLNERITKEGASNLILIAEALQEAKIAQIAKKIVEAGNRKFIMIAGPSSSGKTTFSHRLSIQLSAQGMKPHPIGVDNYFVNREDTPLDSNGNYNFECLEAIDVKQFNEDMSVLLRGEEVELPRFNFKTGHREYKGDFLKLGEEDVLVIEGIHCLNDRLSSSLPSESKFKIYISALTQLNIDEHNRIPTTDGRLIRRIVRDARTRGASAKATIGMWNSVRRGEEENIFPYQESADVMFNSALIYELAVLKLYAEPLLFSITKEEPEYAEAKRLLKFLDFFLGVPSESIPSNSILREFVGNGCFDV, from the coding sequence ATGGGTGACAGAATGATACAGGTAAACATCCTCGGAGAACAAAAGGAATATCCTTACGGAACCACTTATGGAAAAATTGCACAGGAATATCAGAGTAAGTATGAATATCCCATCGTTTTACTTATGAAAGATAATAAGCTTTGTGAGCTTCATAAAAAGCTGAAAAAAGAAGGTACCATTGAATTTATTACAACACAGGACCAAATAGGGCATGAAACTTATCGAAGAAGTGTTTCTTTATTACTTTTGAAAGCCCTGCATCATGTTGCCGGATACGATAATATAACGAAGGTAACGATGCACTACTCAGTCAGCAGCGGGTATTATTATACGATTGACGGGGATATTGTACTGAACGAGGATTTCTTAAATAAAGTAAAAGCCTATATGCTGGAGTTGGTGGAACGCAAAATTCCTATTTTAAAAAGAAGTGTAGGCACAGACGAAGCTATTGAGCTATTCCATAATCATAAAATGTATGATAAGGAAAAGCTGTTTCGTTTTCGTAGGGTATCCAGAGTAAATATTTACAGTCTGGAGGAATATGAAGACTATTTCTATGGGTTTATGGTAAATCATACAGGATATTTGAAATATTTTGATTTATACCTCTATGATGACGGACTGGTATTACAGCTTCCGAAAAGAGAAAATCCGAAAGAAGTTCCGCCCTTTGTTCCACGACCAAAGATTTTTCAGGTACAGAAAGAGTCTGCCCAGTGGAGTGAAGCAATTCAGGCAGATACTGTCGGCGATTTAAATGAAAGGATTACAAAAGAAGGTGCCAGCAATCTTATTCTTATTGCAGAAGCCCTTCAGGAAGCAAAAATAGCTCAGATTGCAAAAAAGATTGTGGAAGCCGGAAATCGGAAATTTATTATGATTGCCGGACCTTCTTCTTCGGGCAAAACCACATTTTCCCATCGCTTATCCATACAGCTGTCAGCGCAGGGGATGAAACCTCATCCTATCGGTGTTGATAATTATTTTGTAAACAGGGAAGACACGCCTTTGGACAGCAATGGCAATTATAATTTTGAATGTCTGGAAGCCATTGACGTGAAACAGTTTAATGAAGATATGAGCGTTTTGTTAAGAGGCGAGGAAGTAGAACTGCCCCGTTTTAATTTCAAGACAGGACACAGAGAGTATAAAGGGGATTTCCTAAAACTGGGAGAAGAAGATGTGCTTGTTATTGAAGGAATTCACTGTTTAAATGATAGATTAAGCAGCAGCTTGCCTTCTGAAAGTAAATTTAAAATCTACATCAGCGCACTTACCCAGTTAAATATTGATGAGCACAACCGTATTCCTACCACAGACGGAAGACTGATACGCCGGATTGTCCGTGATGCTAGAACCAGAGGAGCATCTGCAAAAGCAACCATAGGAATGTGGAACTCGGTAAGACGTGGGGAAGAAGAAAATATTTTTCCTTATCAGGAGTCGGCAGATGTGATGTTTAATTCTGCTTTGATTTACGAATTGGCAGTTTTAAAACTTTATGCAGAACCACTGTTGTTTTCGATTACAAAGGAAGAACCGGAATACGCAGAAGCAAAACGTCTGCTGAAATTTTTGGATTTTTTTCTGGGAGTGCCAAGTGAAAGTATTCCGAGCAATTCTATTTTGCGGGAATTTGTAGGAAATGGATGCTTTGATGTGTAA
- a CDS encoding Nif3-like dinuclear metal center hexameric protein, with amino-acid sequence MKCKDIIAKIEEKYPVSFAEGWDNSGFLAGDASWEAKKIFLALDATDEVIDTAIQCGADMIITHHPLIFSGMKKITADDFIGRRIIKMVQHKICYYAMHTNFDVLGMAELSADYLQLSHREVLDVTYEEDTRKEGIGRCGDLPAPMTLRECGKFVKDRLYLPFVQIYGNENKIIEKLAICTGSGKSLMKQVLKNGVQAYVTGDMDYHSSIDAVAQGICIIDAGHYGTEYIFMDYMERELTAMLPDLEVEKMPVSYPCKIID; translated from the coding sequence ATGAAGTGTAAAGATATTATTGCAAAAATAGAAGAAAAGTATCCGGTATCCTTTGCAGAGGGATGGGATAATTCCGGCTTTCTTGCGGGAGATGCTTCGTGGGAAGCAAAAAAGATTTTTCTTGCATTAGATGCCACAGATGAGGTCATAGACACAGCCATTCAATGTGGGGCTGATATGATTATTACCCATCACCCATTGATTTTTTCGGGAATGAAGAAAATTACTGCAGATGATTTTATCGGAAGACGGATTATTAAAATGGTACAGCATAAAATCTGTTATTATGCAATGCACACGAATTTTGATGTGTTGGGAATGGCAGAACTCAGTGCAGACTATTTACAGCTTTCGCACAGAGAAGTATTAGATGTCACTTACGAAGAAGACACACGCAAAGAAGGAATAGGGCGGTGCGGAGATTTGCCGGCTCCTATGACTTTAAGAGAGTGTGGAAAATTTGTAAAAGACCGGCTGTATCTTCCTTTTGTGCAAATTTACGGAAATGAAAATAAAATCATAGAAAAGCTTGCTATATGTACCGGTTCCGGAAAAAGCCTGATGAAGCAGGTATTGAAAAACGGTGTGCAGGCATACGTTACAGGAGATATGGATTATCATTCTTCCATTGATGCAGTGGCGCAAGGGATTTGCATTATAGATGCAGGACATTACGGGACAGAATATATTTTCATGGATTACATGGAAAGAGAGTTAACGGCAATGCTGCCGGATTTAGAAGTGGAAAAAATGCCGGTTTCTTACCCATGCAAAATAATTGATTGA
- a CDS encoding tRNA (adenine(22)-N(1))-methyltransferase: protein MKEIQISRRLQNVAAFVQEGKRLADVGCDHGYIPIYLLQKKKIEKAIAMDINQGPLMRAKEHIQEWGLENYIDTRLSDGVKALKPNEVQSVVIAGMGGPLMEKILTEGNEVLQTVTELVLQPQSEIGHFRRFLIENGYEITHEEMILEDGKYYPIMRAVHGKAKEQTEAEYLYGKKLLQNRNPVLKEFLDREQVKAEELLEKLKNSQTPSAKARISELEKEWKDRKEALTYYEV, encoded by the coding sequence ATGAAAGAAATACAGATTTCCAGAAGATTGCAAAACGTTGCAGCCTTTGTACAGGAAGGAAAGCGATTGGCAGACGTGGGCTGCGACCATGGGTATATTCCAATTTATCTTTTGCAGAAAAAGAAAATAGAAAAAGCCATTGCTATGGATATTAATCAAGGTCCCCTTATGAGGGCGAAGGAGCACATTCAGGAATGGGGACTGGAAAATTACATAGATACTCGTTTATCTGACGGCGTTAAGGCTTTAAAACCAAATGAGGTTCAGAGCGTTGTAATTGCCGGTATGGGCGGTCCCCTTATGGAGAAAATTCTTACAGAAGGAAACGAGGTTCTGCAAACAGTAACAGAACTGGTTTTACAGCCTCAGTCCGAAATCGGACATTTCAGAAGGTTTCTCATTGAAAATGGATATGAAATTACTCATGAGGAAATGATTTTGGAAGACGGAAAATACTATCCGATTATGAGAGCTGTTCATGGCAAAGCAAAGGAACAGACAGAAGCGGAATATCTCTATGGAAAAAAACTTTTGCAGAACAGAAATCCCGTCTTAAAAGAGTTTTTAGACAGGGAACAGGTAAAAGCAGAGGAGCTTTTGGAAAAACTGAAAAATTCACAGACACCATCTGCAAAAGCAAGGATTTCCGAGTTGGAAAAGGAATGGAAAGATAGAAAAGAGGCTCTTACATATTATGAAGTGTAA
- the rpoD gene encoding RNA polymerase sigma factor RpoD: MEMNMAKFSEKLGELMELAKKKKNVLEYQEISDFFKDFPLEPEQMDKVFDFLEANGIDILRIQDNDMDDLIISDDDDLNLSEEDEVDMENIDLSVPEGVSIEDPVRMYLKEIGKVPLLSAEEEITLAQRMEEGDESAKKRLAEANLRLVVSIAKRYVGRGMLFLDLIQEGNLGLIKAVEKFDYRKGYKFSTYATWWIRQAITRAIADQARTIRIPVHMVETINKLIRVSRQLLQELGREPHPEEIAEEMNMSVERVREILKISQEPVSLETPIGEEEDSHLGDFIQDDNVPVPADAAAFTLLKEQLVEVLGTLTEREQKVLRLRFGLDDGRARTLEEVGKEFNVTRERIRQIEAKALRKLRHPSRSRKLKDYLD; encoded by the coding sequence ATGGAAATGAACATGGCGAAATTCAGCGAAAAGCTCGGAGAGCTTATGGAGCTGGCGAAAAAGAAGAAAAATGTATTAGAATATCAGGAAATCAGTGATTTCTTTAAGGATTTTCCTCTGGAGCCGGAGCAGATGGATAAAGTATTTGATTTTCTGGAAGCAAACGGAATTGATATCCTGCGAATTCAGGACAACGATATGGACGACTTAATTATCAGTGACGATGATGATTTAAACCTCAGCGAGGAAGACGAAGTAGATATGGAAAATATCGACCTTTCTGTTCCGGAGGGGGTCAGCATTGAAGACCCTGTTCGTATGTATCTGAAAGAAATCGGTAAAGTTCCGCTTTTAAGTGCAGAGGAGGAGATTACACTTGCTCAGCGTATGGAAGAAGGAGACGAAAGTGCGAAAAAACGCCTTGCAGAGGCAAACCTTCGTCTGGTAGTAAGTATTGCGAAACGCTATGTGGGACGTGGTATGTTATTTTTGGATTTAATTCAGGAAGGTAACCTGGGATTGATTAAAGCCGTTGAGAAATTTGACTATCGTAAAGGATATAAATTTTCTACCTATGCTACATGGTGGATACGTCAGGCGATTACAAGAGCTATTGCGGATCAGGCGAGAACTATTCGTATTCCGGTTCACATGGTAGAAACCATTAACAAGCTTATTCGTGTATCCCGTCAGCTTTTACAGGAGCTGGGAAGAGAACCTCATCCGGAGGAAATTGCAGAAGAGATGAATATGTCCGTAGAGCGTGTTCGTGAAATTCTCAAAATTTCTCAGGAACCGGTATCCTTGGAAACACCAATCGGTGAGGAAGAGGACAGCCATTTGGGCGATTTTATTCAGGATGATAATGTTCCTGTTCCGGCAGACGCAGCTGCATTTACCTTATTAAAAGAACAGCTTGTAGAGGTTTTAGGCACATTAACAGAAAGAGAACAGAAAGTTCTTCGCCTGCGCTTTGGTTTAGATGACGGAAGAGCAAGAACTCTGGAGGAAGTAGGAAAAGAATTTAACGTAACCAGAGAGCGTATCCGTCAGATTGAGGCAAAAGCGCTTAGAAAGCTTCGTCATCCAAGCCGCAGCCGCAAGCTGAAGGATTATCTGGATTAA